A genomic region of Lentisphaera araneosa HTCC2155 contains the following coding sequences:
- a CDS encoding sulfatase-like hydrolase/transferase, with protein sequence MKFLVILFSFSISLIASEKPNIVFIFADDMSIDATGLHGIYNCKTPNLDKLAKSGVSFTRAYNMGAWSGAVCAASRAMLNSGTFVNHAKVAIKKKPHWSEYMKQAGYETYMTGKWHVPGAPRFDVVKDERGGMPNGSGYNRPKSLDDYKNGWKPWDKSRGGFWEGGTHWSEVVANNSIDFIERAKNVNKPFFMYIAFNATHDPRQAPKEFIDMYPLEDMDVPKNFLANYPYDTEIGCDPKRLRDERLMPTPRTDFAVKVHRQEYFALATHMDQQIGRILKAIELSGKADNTYIIFTADHGLAVGNHGLVGKQSMYEHSMRVPFFIAGPKMKKGSVFETPIYLQDIMPTTLELAGVEKPEYVDFKSLMGLIRGDRKTQYDLIYGKYIDFQRMVLDGDYKLIFYPKINVYRLFNIKKDRLEMNDLIMNPEYKEKTKILKEKLEQLMQEMGDDN encoded by the coding sequence ATGAAGTTTTTAGTGATATTATTTAGCTTTTCAATTAGTCTTATTGCATCAGAAAAGCCCAATATAGTTTTTATATTTGCAGATGATATGAGTATAGATGCCACTGGTTTACATGGGATTTATAATTGTAAAACACCAAATTTAGATAAGCTAGCAAAAAGTGGCGTAAGTTTTACTAGAGCCTATAATATGGGAGCTTGGAGTGGAGCCGTTTGTGCTGCGAGCCGCGCCATGTTGAACTCAGGTACATTTGTTAACCATGCAAAAGTAGCAATCAAGAAGAAGCCTCATTGGTCAGAGTATATGAAACAAGCGGGCTATGAAACATATATGACAGGGAAATGGCACGTACCAGGCGCACCTAGATTTGATGTCGTTAAAGATGAGCGAGGAGGGATGCCAAATGGCTCAGGTTATAACCGACCTAAAAGTTTAGATGATTATAAGAATGGCTGGAAGCCTTGGGATAAATCACGCGGTGGTTTTTGGGAAGGGGGTACTCACTGGTCGGAAGTAGTAGCGAATAATAGTATTGACTTTATAGAGCGTGCCAAAAATGTTAATAAACCATTTTTCATGTACATCGCCTTCAATGCAACTCATGATCCTCGTCAAGCTCCGAAGGAATTTATAGATATGTACCCTTTAGAAGATATGGATGTACCTAAAAACTTCTTGGCAAACTATCCATATGATACAGAAATAGGCTGTGATCCTAAAAGGTTGAGAGATGAAAGGCTTATGCCCACACCGAGAACTGATTTTGCAGTTAAAGTACATCGCCAAGAATACTTTGCTTTGGCGACGCATATGGATCAGCAAATAGGTCGTATCTTAAAGGCTATAGAGCTAAGTGGTAAGGCTGATAATACCTATATTATCTTTACCGCGGATCATGGACTTGCTGTCGGGAATCATGGTTTAGTGGGGAAGCAAAGTATGTATGAGCATAGTATGCGTGTGCCCTTTTTTATAGCAGGACCTAAAATGAAAAAAGGCAGCGTATTTGAGACTCCGATTTATCTTCAAGATATTATGCCTACAACACTCGAGTTAGCTGGTGTTGAAAAACCAGAATATGTCGACTTTAAAAGTCTTATGGGACTTATTAGAGGCGATAGAAAAACGCAGTATGATTTAATTTATGGGAAATATATTGACTTTCAAAGAATGGTTCTAGATGGCGATTACAAATTAATTTTCTATCCTAAAATCAATGTTTATAGGCTTTTTAATATTAAAAAAGATCGACTTGAAATGAATGATTTAATAATGAATCCTGAGTATAAAGAAAAAACTAAAATCTTAAAGGAAAAACTTGAGCAATTAATGCAGGAAATGGGAGATGACAATTAG
- a CDS encoding protein kinase domain-containing protein: MTSTPQLPDNFLNNIYHEVDSETDSESPYCLKQVQQTSIKHFPYKLYEKIDQGGMKEIYRAFDERSQRQVALAYIKSSNPNEKDLRYFIQEAWITAGLQHPNIVPIHDIGTNEEGKPYFAMKLLSGENLANILKHISEPEYREKYSLRNLLDVFSKVCDAVSYAHSQGVCHLDLKPENIQVSDFGEVLLIDWGIAFIKDKNRDHDEELFQSASDTRQNLIQTMFGAIKGTPGYIAPEVWLCDKNELSQQADIYGLGAILYSILSHDRPPPINPIKPSFQSPIRKVNLIQLFPEKHIPPALNAVVTHAMEQDPKLRYKSTVELKKDIVSFLNGYATTAEHANLARLLLLFIKRNTSLAISILIALIFSLSITFVFIQKLSHSRNIALKNEQKAIANEIEAEKSLQLFLLERDEKIKREKTSVKHYFDRAKNQFYNHNNHDAWNEIKTALALNPKDYRTNTLALAILLSQQRFQKIVNEFSILKNTEYYSIALEFSHKKNDTEQLAENDLEEFLSKVQKSSLVNYQLGHSNIFNTINAGKSFIENKKLIRDQFSKLNPDAELTYNEQTDHIVIKSKRAVNLSPLAGLNLKGLNLSQALVLQSLTIKSLKQLTYLNLMNNNLERLDFLENLTQLRYLNLKNSLTGNLKQRLTHKLDYLNVSNTTTPSLNLNKTPVVILNISFCIKLDTGSIFKTTQPPKLVIISSENDTKKFRDLCKEYNVKILLNTPATPLKEYQILKQARQENFIHNDF; the protein is encoded by the coding sequence ATGACAAGCACACCACAGCTCCCCGATAACTTTTTAAATAACATCTATCACGAAGTAGATTCTGAGACTGATAGCGAAAGCCCTTATTGTCTCAAACAGGTACAACAAACATCAATTAAGCACTTCCCATATAAACTTTACGAAAAAATTGACCAGGGAGGCATGAAAGAAATCTACCGAGCCTTTGACGAAAGAAGCCAAAGGCAAGTGGCTTTAGCTTATATAAAAAGCAGTAACCCAAACGAAAAAGACTTAAGGTATTTCATCCAAGAAGCATGGATAACCGCGGGGCTACAACATCCAAATATTGTCCCTATACATGACATAGGAACCAACGAGGAAGGAAAGCCTTACTTTGCAATGAAGTTGCTCTCTGGAGAGAACCTGGCCAATATACTGAAACACATCTCCGAACCTGAATACAGAGAAAAATACAGTTTACGTAATCTCCTGGATGTATTCTCTAAGGTATGTGATGCTGTATCCTATGCACACTCACAAGGCGTCTGTCATCTAGACCTTAAACCCGAAAATATTCAGGTTAGTGATTTTGGTGAAGTCCTTTTAATTGATTGGGGTATCGCATTTATTAAAGATAAAAATAGAGACCACGATGAGGAGCTTTTTCAATCTGCTTCAGACACTAGACAAAACCTCATTCAAACTATGTTTGGAGCCATTAAAGGAACCCCTGGATACATAGCCCCTGAAGTATGGCTATGCGATAAAAATGAATTATCTCAACAAGCTGACATATATGGGCTCGGTGCCATTCTCTACTCTATATTATCACATGATCGTCCACCCCCTATCAACCCTATCAAGCCCAGCTTCCAATCTCCAATTAGAAAAGTGAATTTAATACAACTTTTCCCTGAGAAACATATCCCCCCTGCACTTAACGCCGTCGTAACTCATGCAATGGAACAGGACCCAAAACTACGGTATAAATCAACTGTAGAATTAAAAAAAGATATTGTTTCTTTTTTGAATGGATACGCTACAACTGCAGAACATGCAAACCTAGCTCGATTACTTCTATTATTCATAAAACGCAATACAAGCTTAGCCATATCCATATTAATTGCACTCATTTTCTCACTCTCAATAACTTTTGTCTTTATCCAAAAACTATCTCACAGTAGAAACATTGCTCTTAAAAATGAACAGAAAGCTATTGCAAACGAAATCGAAGCTGAAAAGTCATTACAGCTATTTCTCTTAGAAAGAGATGAGAAAATTAAACGAGAAAAAACTAGTGTCAAACACTACTTTGACCGTGCCAAAAATCAGTTTTACAACCATAACAATCACGATGCTTGGAATGAAATTAAAACTGCGCTAGCACTTAATCCAAAAGACTATCGCACCAACACACTGGCTCTAGCCATCCTCTTATCTCAACAACGCTTTCAAAAAATTGTTAATGAGTTTTCAATTCTAAAAAACACTGAGTATTACTCCATTGCTTTAGAGTTTTCCCATAAAAAAAATGATACGGAACAACTTGCTGAAAATGACCTCGAAGAGTTCCTGTCTAAAGTACAAAAATCATCCCTAGTGAATTACCAACTCGGTCACAGTAATATTTTCAATACAATTAATGCTGGAAAAAGCTTCATTGAAAATAAAAAACTCATCCGAGATCAATTCTCAAAACTAAACCCCGACGCCGAACTAACCTACAATGAACAAACTGACCATATAGTCATAAAATCTAAACGAGCAGTAAACCTAAGTCCGCTTGCAGGCCTTAACTTAAAAGGTTTAAACCTATCTCAAGCATTAGTCCTTCAAAGCTTAACTATAAAAAGCTTGAAACAGCTTACTTACTTAAACTTGATGAACAACAATCTTGAGCGCTTAGATTTTTTAGAAAACTTAACGCAGCTTCGCTACCTGAATCTCAAAAACAGCCTAACAGGTAATTTAAAGCAACGACTAACGCATAAACTTGACTACCTCAATGTCTCTAATACTACAACGCCATCTCTTAATCTAAATAAAACACCCGTAGTTATTTTAAATATTAGCTTTTGCATAAAGTTGGATACAGGTAGTATTTTCAAAACTACGCAGCCACCAAAACTAGTTATCATTTCATCAGAAAATGACACCAAAAAGTTTCGTGATTTATGTAAAGAGTACAATGTTAAAATCCTTTTAAATACACCCGCCACACCATTAAAAGAATACCAAATCTTAAAACAAGCTCGACAGGAAAATTTCATTCACAACGATTTTTAA
- a CDS encoding sulfatase — protein sequence MILRYLSYIYMLSHVVVLANPQKPNIVFILSDDHALEAISAYGSWLKDHAKTPNIDRISKSGMTFHNMCVNNSICSPSRASILTGQYNHTNGVMKLHGKIKAGSPWLPKELQAFGYQNYLVGKWHLDSLPEGFEKFKIVDDQGEYFNPSFLDEQNQTVKTAGYSTDVYTDQALEWLSKHKSADPFMLMLNFKAPHYPYDYPERYESLLENSQIPEPLNLYEDLTKSSPMLKNRCFGQMAKARSYFRRQYKSTTPEMSKDGVDTWTGQVSAAYQHMSKKYIRCITAVDENVGRVLDYLEHNNLNDNTIVIYGSDQGYWLGQHGLYDKRLILDQSIKMPFIISYPKLIKNNKNFELCSNIDIAPTLLDLVGATPPSEMEGVSMLPLLKGEEVNDWRQAIWYNYTSNPNHYGIKTKEYTYVKFHESMDFEFYDNLKDPWQNKSEHKNPDYAAKIASAEVVLQRKLKELQLTESGVKKMGIKKNRKRNKQ from the coding sequence GTGATTTTAAGGTACTTATCTTATATCTATATGCTGAGCCACGTTGTTGTTTTAGCTAACCCTCAAAAACCAAATATCGTTTTTATACTAAGTGATGATCATGCTTTGGAGGCAATTTCTGCGTATGGCTCATGGTTAAAAGATCATGCAAAAACGCCAAATATAGATAGGATTTCAAAGTCAGGTATGACGTTCCATAATATGTGCGTAAATAATTCTATATGTAGCCCTAGTCGTGCGAGTATATTAACAGGTCAGTATAATCATACGAACGGAGTGATGAAGTTACATGGTAAAATAAAGGCAGGTTCACCATGGCTACCCAAGGAGTTACAAGCTTTCGGTTACCAAAACTATTTAGTTGGAAAATGGCATTTAGACTCCTTGCCAGAAGGCTTTGAGAAATTTAAAATAGTAGATGACCAAGGAGAGTATTTTAATCCTTCGTTTTTAGATGAACAAAACCAAACTGTAAAAACGGCTGGTTATAGTACTGATGTATATACAGATCAAGCCCTGGAATGGTTAAGCAAACATAAGAGCGCAGATCCGTTCATGTTAATGCTGAATTTTAAAGCACCTCATTACCCCTACGACTATCCGGAACGCTACGAATCTTTATTAGAAAATTCGCAGATACCCGAACCGCTTAATTTATATGAAGACCTTACTAAAAGTAGTCCAATGCTTAAAAATCGCTGTTTTGGGCAAATGGCCAAAGCACGTTCCTATTTTAGAAGGCAGTATAAATCTACAACACCTGAAATGAGTAAAGATGGAGTCGATACTTGGACAGGTCAGGTGAGTGCCGCCTACCAACACATGAGTAAAAAATACATTAGATGTATAACTGCAGTTGATGAAAATGTCGGCCGTGTTCTCGATTATTTAGAACATAATAATCTGAATGATAACACGATTGTTATTTATGGTTCAGATCAGGGCTATTGGCTAGGTCAACATGGCTTATATGATAAGAGATTAATACTAGACCAATCAATTAAAATGCCCTTCATTATTTCCTACCCAAAGCTGATTAAAAATAATAAGAATTTTGAATTGTGTTCAAATATTGATATAGCTCCAACTTTGTTAGACTTAGTAGGAGCCACCCCTCCATCTGAAATGGAGGGAGTAAGTATGCTTCCTTTGTTAAAGGGAGAAGAAGTAAATGATTGGCGCCAAGCTATTTGGTATAACTATACATCAAATCCTAATCATTACGGAATAAAAACTAAAGAGTACACATATGTGAAATTTCATGAGTCTATGGATTTTGAATTTTATGATAACCTGAAAGATCCATGGCAGAATAAAAGTGAGCACAAAAATCCTGATTATGCTGCAAAGATAGCGTCGGCAGAAGTTGTTCTTCAGCGAAAACTTAAAGAGCTACAATTAACTGAGTCAGGTGTAAAAAAAATGGGTATAAAGAAAAATAGAAAAAGGAACAAACAATGA
- a CDS encoding sulfatase family protein: MKKLLLLLVSLTVSATEQPNIILIMADDLGWGDTGFNGHEVIQTPHLDQMAAEGVKFNRFYSASSVCSPTRASVLTGRNPYRIGIPRANQGFLRPEEVTLPEVLKDAGYLTGHFGKWHLGTLTHAEKDGNRGGKGRLKDFNPPSSHGYDAAFVTESKVPTYDPMKRPLKFQEGSSLKLGWESLKEGEEFEFFGTHYWDINGDKVTDNLEGDDSRVIMDRVISFVDKSSDENKPFLSVVWFHTPHLPCVAGPEYHEMYKEHPIHFRNYAGCITAMDKQVGRLRRHLKSKELEENTMIWFCSDNGPEHKARPDNGSAGHFRGRKRDLYEGGVRVPGLMVWPAKVKSPKEVNLPCVTSDYLPTILDALKIEHPQPTFEIDGRSLMPLIEGDIKQRNKSIGLMFGGRIAWHRGPYKLISNNGGKQYKLYNIEDDPTEKNDISLSYPELVSELKKELREWHESVKSSFEGKEYGDESLLKSRLKWSSPLSVKKSN, encoded by the coding sequence ATGAAAAAACTTTTATTGTTGTTGGTAAGTTTGACAGTAAGTGCCACTGAACAGCCTAATATTATTTTAATAATGGCGGATGATCTAGGGTGGGGCGATACAGGTTTTAATGGGCATGAAGTTATACAAACTCCACACCTCGATCAAATGGCTGCTGAAGGGGTGAAATTCAATAGGTTTTATTCAGCATCTAGTGTTTGTTCTCCGACACGTGCAAGTGTTTTGACTGGACGCAATCCATACCGGATTGGAATACCGAGAGCTAATCAAGGATTTCTGAGGCCAGAAGAAGTTACTCTACCCGAAGTTCTTAAAGATGCTGGATACCTGACTGGTCACTTTGGCAAATGGCACTTAGGAACATTAACACATGCAGAAAAAGATGGTAACAGGGGTGGGAAAGGTCGTTTAAAAGACTTCAATCCACCGAGTTCACATGGTTATGATGCAGCTTTTGTTACTGAATCCAAAGTACCGACATACGATCCGATGAAGCGACCCCTAAAGTTTCAAGAAGGAAGCTCCTTAAAGTTGGGGTGGGAGTCGCTTAAAGAAGGTGAAGAGTTCGAGTTTTTTGGGACTCATTATTGGGATATCAATGGTGATAAAGTCACCGATAACCTAGAAGGCGATGATAGTAGAGTGATTATGGATCGCGTTATTTCATTTGTAGATAAATCCTCCGATGAAAATAAGCCTTTTTTATCTGTTGTCTGGTTTCATACGCCACATTTACCTTGCGTAGCAGGTCCTGAGTATCATGAAATGTATAAAGAACATCCAATCCACTTTCGTAATTATGCCGGATGTATAACGGCAATGGATAAACAGGTGGGTCGCCTGCGAAGACATTTAAAATCAAAAGAGCTTGAGGAAAATACAATGATTTGGTTTTGTTCTGATAATGGACCTGAGCATAAAGCTCGTCCGGACAATGGAAGTGCGGGGCACTTTAGAGGACGTAAACGAGACCTTTATGAAGGAGGGGTGCGAGTTCCTGGACTTATGGTTTGGCCAGCAAAAGTTAAATCACCCAAAGAAGTTAATCTACCTTGCGTGACTTCTGATTATCTTCCAACGATTTTGGATGCTCTAAAAATAGAACACCCGCAACCCACTTTTGAAATAGATGGCAGATCATTGATGCCTCTTATAGAAGGGGATATAAAGCAAAGAAATAAATCTATAGGGCTAATGTTTGGCGGTCGGATTGCTTGGCATAGAGGCCCTTATAAATTAATTTCTAATAATGGCGGAAAGCAATATAAATTATACAATATTGAAGATGACCCTACGGAGAAAAATGACATCTCCTTATCGTATCCAGAATTAGTGAGCGAGTTAAAAAAGGAACTAAGAGAATGGCATGAATCGGTTAAGAGTAGTTTTGAAGGTAAGGAATATGGCGATGAATCGCTGTTAAAAAGTCGTTTAAAATGGTCATCCCCTCTGTCAGTAAAAAAAAGTAACTAA
- a CDS encoding arylsulfatase, with protein MKYLFIITFLQLYLIAGDQPNIIYILADDLGYGDLGCYGQEVIKTPNLDNMAEEGLRFTQHYSGSTVCAPSRSCLLLGRHTGQTYVRGNGSTQMRLDPQDLTFPRALKNAGYHTAMIGKSGLGCNTDDSTLPRAKGFDYFFGYTSHTQAHWYYPNYLWRNEQKVTYPNNSLHEGDNYSSERVIDEALEYIDRQKKGPFFLHLALQIPHASLRAKEEWKAKYRPILNEQILPVEDHPHYSFEREPKTTFAAMVSYMDYNVGLLLEKLKQLGIAENTLVMFASDNGAMEEGGHLIDSFNSNGELRGGKRDLYEGGIRVPMIAWWPGKIAAGGLTDHLSAFWDISPTLREIANAKEQQDTDGVSLVPILLGKEGQEKHSYLYWEFSLKGGKQAIRKGDWKLILLDVKKGNTFKVELYNIKDDVSETQNLASRYPEKVEQLRILIKKVRRPSEHISFRLTD; from the coding sequence ATGAAGTATTTATTTATTATAACTTTTCTTCAACTTTATTTGATCGCCGGAGATCAGCCTAATATTATTTATATTCTGGCAGATGATTTGGGTTATGGTGATTTAGGTTGCTATGGTCAAGAAGTTATTAAGACTCCAAACTTAGATAATATGGCTGAAGAAGGTCTAAGGTTTACTCAGCATTATTCTGGGAGTACGGTATGTGCCCCTTCACGAAGCTGCCTTTTATTAGGTAGGCATACGGGTCAAACATATGTCAGAGGGAATGGGAGCACGCAAATGCGCTTAGATCCTCAGGACTTGACCTTCCCTAGAGCCTTAAAAAATGCAGGCTACCACACTGCAATGATAGGTAAATCCGGCTTAGGTTGTAATACAGACGACTCTACACTTCCTAGAGCGAAGGGCTTTGATTATTTTTTTGGGTACACTTCACACACTCAGGCTCATTGGTATTACCCCAATTACCTATGGCGTAATGAGCAGAAAGTTACTTATCCAAACAATAGTCTTCATGAAGGTGATAATTACAGCTCAGAACGAGTTATTGATGAGGCGTTGGAATATATCGATCGGCAAAAAAAAGGACCTTTCTTTTTGCATTTAGCACTACAAATTCCGCATGCAAGTTTACGGGCTAAGGAAGAGTGGAAGGCTAAATATCGACCAATCCTAAATGAACAAATTCTTCCTGTCGAGGATCACCCACATTATTCGTTTGAGCGTGAGCCCAAAACAACGTTTGCGGCCATGGTATCTTACATGGATTATAATGTTGGATTACTTCTTGAGAAGTTGAAACAATTAGGTATAGCAGAAAATACTTTGGTTATGTTTGCTAGTGATAATGGTGCTATGGAGGAAGGAGGACACCTGATTGATTCTTTTAATTCTAATGGTGAACTTCGAGGGGGTAAACGTGATTTGTATGAAGGAGGGATCCGAGTTCCAATGATTGCGTGGTGGCCTGGTAAAATTGCCGCTGGTGGACTTACTGATCATTTATCAGCATTCTGGGATATTTCTCCAACTTTAAGGGAGATTGCAAATGCAAAAGAACAGCAGGATACTGATGGTGTATCATTAGTACCAATCTTACTAGGTAAAGAGGGGCAGGAAAAACATAGTTACCTTTACTGGGAATTTTCTTTAAAAGGAGGCAAGCAAGCGATTCGAAAGGGTGATTGGAAGCTTATTTTATTAGATGTGAAAAAAGGAAATACATTCAAGGTTGAACTTTATAATATTAAAGATGATGTATCTGAAACTCAAAATTTGGCGTCTCGTTACCCTGAAAAGGTCGAGCAGTTACGTATACTAATAAAAAAGGTGCGTCGACCCTCAGAGCACATAAGCTTCAGACTTACGGATTAG
- a CDS encoding RNA polymerase sigma factor, with protein sequence MNKDQWETRVTLLEKIKNRYDESAWEDFVFYYQKFIFMILRKMNLSISEAEELSQKIIIKLWDKLPEFNFNQGSGKFRSWLCTVVRNQARNYIRDQQNSSKHKSELDESPNQFHDMPCTSEIEKIAEKEWAIYVAKLAWKNILKNSPGTYLDVFSLHANGNTVNQIAESTKLPVNTIHVYLKRSRDKLKSEIKRLSSELL encoded by the coding sequence ATGAATAAAGATCAATGGGAAACTCGAGTAACACTCCTCGAAAAAATAAAAAACCGTTACGATGAATCAGCCTGGGAAGATTTTGTCTTTTACTACCAAAAGTTTATTTTTATGATTCTCAGAAAAATGAACTTGAGCATTTCAGAAGCTGAAGAACTCTCTCAAAAAATCATCATTAAACTATGGGACAAGCTCCCAGAATTTAATTTCAATCAAGGCAGCGGAAAGTTTCGCTCATGGCTCTGCACTGTTGTACGTAATCAAGCACGAAATTACATCAGAGATCAACAAAACTCAAGTAAACACAAGTCTGAACTAGATGAAAGCCCCAACCAGTTTCATGATATGCCCTGCACATCTGAAATCGAAAAAATCGCCGAAAAAGAATGGGCTATTTATGTCGCAAAGTTGGCATGGAAAAACATTCTAAAAAATTCTCCTGGCACATATTTAGATGTTTTTTCCTTACACGCTAATGGTAATACGGTAAATCAAATAGCCGAATCTACTAAGCTTCCCGTTAACACAATTCACGTATACTTAAAAAGATCCAGAGATAAACTAAAGTCTGAAATCAAAAGACTTAGTTCTGAATTACTGTAA
- a CDS encoding sulfatase-like hydrolase/transferase: protein MRLIISVIIFSTFFNLKAQNILEKPNIIFVLLDDLGKEWISCYGGENIETPRIDKLAAEGLMFENAYSMPQCTPSRVALITGQYPFRNGWVNHFDVPRWGVGYFDWDNNPSIAKTLKSAGYKTAVAGKWQINDFRLQPDAMVKHGFDEYCMWTGAESAKDKSHTFKSSKRYWNPYIHTKKGTMVYKDKFGPDVFNEFVLNFITENKENPFFIYYPMVLPHSPFVNTPLELGVKDKYSKHKAMVKYIDHLTGKLIDHLTNLGLRENTIVVWTSDNGTSTKINNTRHGKLVKGGKMQTTENGVNTPFIVSCPSLIPQGKTTDALVDFTDMHQTFADFAGVTPDQSYVYDGLSAKEVFLNTTKGTRTWVMAMGSEPGVFTHKGIENKFYFRDRVLRNERYKIFIDSNREVVKLIDLKNDPEEKLNLIDNPEYKSILQDLSEKIDVFPEYDQDPKYTVRKPNPWDRKATRPSKVHKKGYPNTAKSNRSQK from the coding sequence ATGAGACTAATTATATCTGTCATTATTTTTTCGACATTTTTTAATTTAAAGGCACAAAATATTTTAGAGAAACCAAATATTATTTTTGTTTTATTAGACGACTTAGGAAAAGAATGGATAAGTTGTTATGGTGGCGAAAATATTGAAACTCCTCGTATAGATAAGTTAGCCGCCGAAGGCTTGATGTTTGAAAATGCCTACTCTATGCCTCAGTGTACACCTAGTCGAGTTGCATTAATAACTGGTCAGTACCCTTTTAGAAATGGTTGGGTAAATCACTTTGATGTACCTCGTTGGGGGGTGGGTTATTTTGATTGGGATAACAACCCCTCTATTGCGAAAACTTTAAAGTCTGCGGGATATAAAACTGCCGTTGCAGGTAAATGGCAAATCAATGACTTTCGACTTCAACCGGATGCTATGGTTAAACATGGCTTTGATGAATATTGCATGTGGACTGGTGCTGAATCAGCAAAAGATAAATCTCATACATTTAAAAGCTCAAAACGTTATTGGAATCCTTATATTCACACAAAAAAGGGTACGATGGTTTATAAAGATAAATTTGGACCAGATGTTTTTAATGAATTTGTTTTAAATTTCATTACAGAAAATAAAGAAAATCCGTTTTTTATTTATTATCCCATGGTGTTACCGCACTCACCATTTGTAAACACTCCCTTAGAGTTAGGTGTTAAAGATAAGTATAGCAAGCATAAAGCTATGGTTAAGTATATAGACCATCTTACCGGGAAATTAATTGATCACCTAACTAACTTAGGGCTTAGAGAAAACACTATCGTGGTTTGGACAAGTGATAACGGTACGTCAACTAAAATAAATAATACACGCCATGGAAAACTTGTTAAAGGTGGGAAAATGCAGACAACTGAAAACGGTGTAAATACACCATTTATAGTCAGTTGCCCTAGTTTAATTCCCCAAGGTAAGACAACAGACGCATTAGTCGATTTTACAGATATGCATCAGACCTTCGCAGATTTTGCCGGAGTCACACCAGATCAATCTTATGTTTATGATGGTCTATCAGCTAAGGAGGTTTTTCTAAATACTACGAAGGGAACAAGAACTTGGGTAATGGCAATGGGCTCAGAACCAGGAGTCTTTACCCATAAAGGTATAGAAAATAAGTTCTATTTTCGCGATAGGGTTTTACGGAATGAACGTTATAAGATTTTCATTGATTCAAATCGTGAAGTGGTAAAATTAATTGATCTGAAGAATGATCCTGAAGAGAAGCTTAACCTCATAGATAATCCAGAATATAAATCAATTTTACAGGATTTAAGTGAAAAGATTGATGTGTTTCCCGAATATGATCAAGATCCTAAATATACTGTGCGCAAACCCAACCCATGGGATAGAAAAGCTACCCGTCCATCCAAAGTCCATAAAAAGGGCTATCCAAATACAGCAAAATCTAATAGATCTCAAAAGTGA
- a CDS encoding BlaI/MecI/CopY family transcriptional regulator gives MSISNSETVVMQVIWSSNCELSSKEIVLLLSDKVDWSPKTIRTLLGRLVKKDFLGVVKKASSYSYFAKVSEDEFLADLSHGILDKFFGGALKPMLVHFADSKRISKTEADLLRKILDEDDRI, from the coding sequence GTGAGTATTTCAAATTCAGAAACTGTTGTCATGCAGGTAATCTGGTCGTCAAATTGTGAACTGTCATCAAAAGAAATTGTCTTACTTTTGTCTGATAAGGTAGATTGGAGCCCTAAGACAATACGAACATTACTTGGTCGCTTAGTAAAAAAAGATTTTTTGGGTGTTGTTAAAAAGGCGAGTTCATATAGTTATTTTGCTAAGGTCAGTGAAGATGAATTTTTAGCTGATTTAAGTCACGGTATCTTAGATAAGTTTTTTGGTGGTGCATTGAAACCAATGCTAGTGCATTTTGCGGATAGCAAACGAATATCGAAGACTGAAGCCGATTTGCTGCGTAAGATATTAGATGAAGACGATCGAATATGA